Below is a genomic region from Cellulomonas sp. P24.
AAACCCGTGCCCGCAAACTCGGCCACGCCTATCTGGACCTGGACATAGGCCACCGCGAGACAGCGCCTCTGGCCCTCGACCGGGTCGAAGGCAGGCGCCGGACTGGAACCGGCGAACCCGCCGGCCTGCCAATCCCGTTCTTCCGCAAGCCCCGTGCTCCTGAGACAATCGAGAGCACACTCGCCGATCCGATGGACGACAGACCTGGTCGGGCAATCTCGGGATAACGGGTCGAACACGTGGACAACCTTGAAGCCGCGCAATTCGCGCCGCGTGACGGACTCCTGGTCGCCGGTCGGTAACGGCTCGAGCCGTTGCGACTCGGTCGCCGGTGGAGGTGGAGTCTGACTGTCGGCGGTGTTGCCGGGTGCGGGGCGGTAGACGCAGGGGGCGAGGATGGCGATGCCGTGCTCGCCCTTCAGGACGCGCCGCCCGAGAGCATTCCAGGTGCGGATTCCTGCGACGCGGGTGGCGTCAGGTCGCTGGACGGCGATGAGCAGGACGTTCGAAGGTGACTGTGGCCAATCGCATCGACAGCGTGATTCACGGTCTTTGCACTGCGCTTCGGGCGTCGGTACCGGGGTGACAGCGGCGGACGGCGAAGGCCGCGATGTGGGCCGGACCGGGGCGTTGGAAGACGGGCGGCCCCCGCAATCCTGCATCTGATGAGTGATACGGTCATCGGACCACGACGGTCTGGGACGGAGTTGGATGCGAACTGATCGATCGGTTCGGGAGGTGGTGGCTGGCTCGGCGGCGTCGGTGATGGCCGCTGGCGTGTCGTTCCTCGCCCCGGAGGAGGCGGTCCTGGAGGCGATGTTGGCGGGTTGGGCCGCCCAGCAGACGTCGCGCCTCCTGGCGGCGACGACGATCGAGCAACGGTTGTTGTTGGTGCGTCGGCTGGTCTCGTTCACCAACGCCTACCCGTGGACATGGGCTCCGAGCGATGTCGAGGAGTGGACGACCGCGTTGGTCGGTCGGGGGTTGGCGCACTCGACGCTGCGCAACTATCAGATGTCGGTGCAGCTGTTCTGCGGGTACGTCACCGACCGCCGCTACGGCTGGGACGAGGTGTGCGAGCAGCGGTTCGGTACCCACCCGGTGCAGGTGTTCCACGAGTGGAACACCGCGGCGCACCGCGACCAGGGCGAGGCCCGGCCCGGGAACCGTCCACTCAGCCGCCAGGAGCTGCAGAGGTTCTTCGACTACTGCGACGAGCGGGTGGCCACGGTGGGCAGGTCCGGGCGCAAGGGCTGGCTGGCGGCGTTTCGTGACGCGGCCTTGTTCAAGACGGTGTACGCCTTCGGGCTGCGTCGCCGGGAGGTGGCGATGCTCGACCTGGCCGACCTGTCGGGCAACCCGCACGCCGAGCAGTTCGGCCGCTACGGCGCGGTCTCGGTGCGTTACGGCAAGGCGATGAAGGGCGGTACGCCGCGCCGGCGCACGGTACTGACCACGATGGGCTGGGCCGCCGGCACCCTCGCGGAGTGGGTCGAGGAGATCCGCCCGGGTTACGCCAGCGCGTCGACGACGTTGTGGCCGACCGAGCGGGGCGCGGCGATCTCGACTGATCACATCAACGCCCGGTTCGCCGCCTACCGCGACCAGTGCGGTCTGCCGCGCGACCTGGGACCGCACTGCCTGCGTCATTCGTACATCACGCACCTGATCGAGGACGGGTTCGACCACCTGTTCGTTCAGCAGCAGGTCGGCCACTCGTGGGGGTCGACCACCGCTGGGTACACGTCGGTCGGGTCGGACTACAAGAACCAGGCGCTGCGTCGGGCCCTGGGCCGGGCGTTCACCGATCCGGCTACGCCGTGACAGACAGGAGCATCGAGATGGCACCCGCCCGCAAGCTGGGATACGACTGGCACCTGAGACTGCGGATGGCCGAACGGGGCATGTTCGCCACCACCGACCTGGTGCCGCTGCTGGCCGAGCGTGGCGTGGTCCTGTCGGCCGCGCAGGTCTACCGCCTGGTCACCCAGACCCCCGAACGCCTGAGCCTGCGCACGCTGATGGCCCTGTGCGACATCCTGGCCTGCAGCCCCAACGATCTGATCGAACCGGTCGCGGCGGCCCGCCGGTCCCGGGCAACGGGCACTGGCGGAGGGGCAGTGCCCGCGCTCGGGGACGGTGGGCGGGGGCGGGTTCCGCGGCGAGCCGAGATCCACCGCGACCGGTGAGCGATCCGGCCTGTGCGGGGTGCGGTCGCCATGTCACGCTCAGGGGCGCCGGACCGCACGGGCGCATCTGCACCGCGTGCATGGCGCGCGCCCACCGGGGCCCGTGTGCCTCGTGCGGTCGGCATCGCAAGCTCGTGGGCCGCAACCCCGACGGCGCGCCGTGGTGCGACGCCTGCTACCGCACGGCGGACGCGGCCCGGCGGGCCGCCGGACGCCGCGCCCATATCCAGGCCGCCGTCGCGGCGGCCGAACCGGCGTTGGGCGAAGCCGCCGTCCTGCGGGCCATCGACCAGATGGCCGAAGGACGGCGGTTGGGTCAGCTCGTCGACCACCTGCGCGCTCATCCCGACGTCCTGGTCATCGGGCCGACCAGTCGGCCGCCGGTCCTGGACCGGTTCGTCGAAGCCCTGGTCGCGGCCGGTGCGAAGACGATCACGACGATCCACCCGACCTGTCTGGACTGCGGACGGACCCGTCCCGCACGCCAGCAGCTCCCCGGCGGGGCGGCGCTCTGCTCCGCCTGCTCCGCCCGACGGACCAGTACGCGGGTGTGTGCCGGGTGCGGTCGCCCCCGGCGCCCGTACGCGCGTGACGAAGCCGGTCACCCACGCTGCCACGCCTGCACGCAGCGGGCCCACACCGACGTGCAGCGCCACGAGCAGGTCGAGCGGCTCACGTCGGTGCTGTCCGCGCAGGTGGCGCTGGATCCCGCGCAGATCATCGACGTCGTGACGAGTCTCGCGCCCCGCCGGCACGACCTGCAGGTCCTGGCCGAACTACTCGGCGACCACCGCCTGACCGACTCCGGGGCCCCGTTCGTCGTGGCGCGGCTCGTCATCGCGCTGCGCGCCGCGGGGGCTGACCTGCCCTGCCCGCCGTGTCAGTCCTGCCGGGCTCCCGCCGGGACCGGCGCCAGCCTGTACGGGTCCCGGGTGCGATGCCGGGCCTGCGTTCGTCACTGCCCCGGATGCGCCAGGCCCGCCCGTGGGGAGGATGAACGCGTGTGCGGGCGGTGCCGCCGGGACGCTCATCGGCTGCGCGCGACCTGCACGACCTGCCAGGAACCCGACCGGCTCCTCGACGACAGGGGGTTGTGCCGGTGGTGTCGGGAGCGCGCGGCGCGCCGCTGCGCGCACTGCCACCACAACCGCACCCTGACCACGGTCGATGGCGAGCGACTGTGTGGCCCGTGCTCGCTGCGACGGACCGTCGACGGGTTGCTGGCCGACGATCCGCCCGGAGCCCTGCACGCCCTGCGGGCGCCGATCCTGGCCGCCGAGCCCATGACCACCCGCCGCTGGCTGCGCCGACCAGCGATCACCGCGCTGCTCACCTCGCTCGACTCGGGCCGCCTGGCGCTGACCCACACCACCCTGGACGCCCAACCCGCCAGCAGAGCGGTCGAGCATCTGCGCGACCTGCTCCTCGCCGCCGGTGCGCTGGGCTCCGACCCGGACCGGCTCATCGACCGGTTCGCGCACGACAGCAACCAGATGCTGGTGGAACTGGACGTCCACGATGCCCGGATCGTGCGCGCCTGGATGCGCTGGCAGGTCCTGCCGCGCCTGCGTCGCCATCATGAGGGGACCGCGGACATCAGCGCAGCAGTCACCAACGCGCGTCGCACCCTGCGCTCGGTCATCGCGTTCTTGAGCACCATCGAAGCCGCTCAGGCCACGCTGACCAGCGCAAGGCAGAGCGACATCGACCACTGGTTCGCCAGTCCCCGCGCCCGAGCCCACCAGGTGCGGCCGTTCCTGGCTTGGGCCCGGCGCACCCGAGTGCTCCCACCGTCGACGATGCTGCCGCCATCGGCCAGTGGGCGAAACGATCTGCACACCGACCCCGACCGGCGGTGGAACATCGCCCGCCGTCTGGTCCAGGACGACACCCTCGACACCGTCGACCGCGTCGCCGGCGCCCTCGTCGTCCTCTACGCCCAACCCCTCGTCCGCATCTGCGCTCTGACCACCGACGACGTCGCCGCCGACGGGGACGTCGTGACAGTTCGTCTCGGCGGCGACCTGCTCGAGCTCCCCGAACCCTTCGCGGCCCTGATCCAAGGACTACCTTCACCTCGACGCAAAGGCGTCGCCGAGCAGCTCCCCGGGGGTTGGCTGTTCCCGGGTCAGCGGGCCGGTCGCCACCTCGCTGCCGCGAGCCTGGGACGCCGGCTGCGTACCATCGGCATCGAACCGCGCCGGACCCGGCTGGCCGCCCTCGACCAGCTCAGCGCCGAGATCCCACCGGCCATGCTCGCCGGGGTCCTGGGCCTGAAAGCCTCCCAGGTGGTCCGGCACACCACACGCGCCGGCGGCGACTGGGCGCAGTACGCTGCCGACCGGGCAACCTGAACCGTCACGGGTGAGCGGGGGTGGTCACGAGTTCCATATGCGGAGCCATGCGGTGTGGATGCGCGCCGCAGGGCCGATGCCAGCCTGCCAGCCAACCCCAGGCCGGCCAGGAACCATTAGAGAAGACTGATCAGGGGTCGACGCCAGAGGGTCAGGATTCAGCCGACGTTGAGAGTGGTCGCCGGTGCGAAACTCGGGTAACCTGTGCGCGCAAGGTGCCAGTCGTTAGCTGAGGCTCCTTCGCGGAAACAAGCCAGCGACCCCGAACGTCCAGAGACGCCCCGGGTCAGGACAGGCTACCCCGACCTAAGGGGTAGTCCCGATTGGCTCCCGCTATGGCGGGTTGACGCCGCGAAGTGCCAAAGGTCTTACGAGGACGAGGAACCCCTGACCGTTCGGTCGGACCTCGCGCGTGCGCCCCGCGAAGCGAGGGGAGCGCGTCGATGAACGAAGGCCATAGTCCGCGTCTCCTGCTCAGTCCAGCCGCCCTCTAGGCGTGCCGGGCCTGTTGCCCCTGGGTTGTCGCTGCGACACTCGGCCATGTCGAGTTCGCAGGGACTTTCTGGCGCACGAACGCAGGAGAACCGCCAGCCCGCTTCACTTCCGTAGACCAATCCGCACACCAGCGCGGAGGGCAGGTTGAGATGACCAGCGACACGAGCCCCACACCAGCACAGCGGGAGACCGCGGTTCTTGACTCCGCGCACGTCGGCGACATCGAAGGCGCATTTGGAACGATCCGTCTAGGTGACGACGCTCCGCGTCCGCGGCTCTCGATGAAGCTGCGCACGCTGCTCGCGATCGTCGGCCCCGGGCTGATCGTCATGGTCGGTGACAACGACGCCGGAGCCTTCGGCACTTACACCGAAGCCGGTCAGAACTACGGGACGCGCCTGCTGTGGACCCTGCTCCTGCTGGTGCCGGTGCTCTACGTAAACCAGGAGATGGTGCTGCGCCTGGGCGCGGTCACCGGGGTTGGCCATGCGCGGTTGATCCTGGAGCGGTTCGGCAAGTTCTGGGGCGCGTTCAGCGTGATCGACCTGTTCATCCTCAACGCGCTCACGATCGTCACCGAGTTCATCGGCATCAGCCTGGGTCTGCGCTATCTGGGGATCGCCCAGGTCCCGGGGGTGATCATGGCTGCTGTCGTGGTCATCGCGGCGGTGAGCACCGGGTCGTTCAAGCGGTTCGAGCGCGTGAGCATGGTCCTGGTCGCCGGATCGCTGCTGCTGGTACCGATCTTCTTCATGGTGCACCCGGGCATGGGTCAGATCGCTCACGACGTCCTGATCCCCGGCATGCCACCGGGGGCCGAACTGTCGACCGTGATGCTGCTGATCATCGGGATCGTCGGCACCACGGTTGCCCCGTGGCAGCTGTTCTTCCAGCAGTCCTACGTCATCGACAAGCGGATCACACCTCGGTTCATGAGCTATGAGAAGGTCGATCTGTGGATCGGGATCGTCATGGTGATTGTCGGCGCCGGGGCGATCATGACGTTCACCTACACGACGTTCGCGGGACATCCCGAGTTCGGCGCCTTCACCGACGCGCTGGGGGTCGCGAAGGGACTGGGCACCTACGTGAGCCCCGTGGCCGGTGTCCTGTTCGCGATCGCGCTGATCGATGCGTCGATCATCGGGGCGGCTGCGGTCGGGCTCTCGACGTCGTACGCCCTTGGTGACGTGCTCGGGCTCAAGCACTCGCTGCACCGCAAGCCACGTGAGGCCAAGGGCTTCTACGCGGTTTTTGCTGGGTTGCTTGTGGTCGCCGCCACGGTCGTGCTGATCCCGGGCAGCCCGCTCGGCCTGCTCACCGTGGGTGTCCAGACCCTTGCTGGGGTGCTGCTTCCGTCTGCGACGGTGTTCCTGCTGCTTCTGTGCAACGACAAGCAGGTCCTCGGACCGTGGGTCAACGGCCGGTGGCTGAACCTGTTCACCGGGCTAGTCATCGCCGTGCTCGTGATGATGTCCATCGTGCTCACTGCGAGCGTCCTGTACCCGAACATCACGGCGGTGACGATTCTGTGGATACTAGGAGGTGGCAGCGCAATCGCCATCGCGGTCGGAGTCGGTCTCGCGGTTCACAGGCGTCGCCATCCGGCTGCGACGGTGGCACCGGTCGACAAGAGCCTTCGGGCCAGCTGGCGGATGCCCCCACTGAACCTCCTTGCGTTGCCGGAGCTCTCAGCAAGCAGGCGCGCGGGACTTTCCGTGCTGCGCACGTATCTGTTCATCGCGATGGCGCTCGTGGTCGTGAGGGTTGTGCAGCTCGCGCTCGGTCGCTGAGTGATCTCCCCCTACTCTCAACTCATGCGCGGCCCGCGCTCGCTACGTTCCGGAAAGGGTCTGGTCGTGAACAACATCGTCGTCGAGGACGCTGAGCTTCCCGTCGTCTACCTGTCGTCTTTGCTCAGGCACCCGGTGGTCGACATGAAGGGCAAGCCGCTCGGCAAGCTTGCCGATGCGATTGTCAGACTCAGAGCCGGTGAGTACCCCCAGGTCAGCGCGCTGGTCGTGCAGGTCTCTTCGGGCGTCGTCTACGTTCCGATTGCTGACGTCTCGGCGATGAGCGGGGAGAGGATCGAGCTCTCCACAGCGCGGTTGGACGTGCGTCCGTTCGAGCGCCGGGCCGGTGAGGTCCTGTTGCGAGCGGACGTGCTCGGCCACCGGTTGATCGACGTTGAGCACGCGGCTCTCGTGAGGGCCAACGACATTTTGCTGACCCGGGTCCAGGATCAGTGGGTCGTCACGGGTCTCGACGTACGCGGGAGGGCCTGGTGGGGCGGGGCGAAGAGCAACGGAAGTCACCACTCGCGTGACTGGCGCTCGTTCGAAGCCTTGATCGGGCATGAGCCTTCGGTGCTCGTACGATCCACGTTCGGTCAGCTGCAGCGCCTCAAAGCCGCCCAGATCGCCGACCTGATCGAGACGGCCTCGGTGAAGGAGCAGGACGAGCTCCTGACTCAGGTCCATGAGGACCCCGAGCTTGAGGCCGACGTCTTCGAGGAGCTCGACGAGGACCGGCTCACGCAGCTCTTGCGGACTCGCAGCGCAGCGGACGTTGCATCCGTCCTTGACCGCATGCGTGCCGATGACGCGGCCGATGCCGTCACGGACCTGCCCCAGGACCGCCGTCAAGCAGTCCTGGACCTGCTGAACGAGCCCCAACGCGTCAAGGTCATGAGTCTCCTCGGCTACCACGACGCCACGGCAGGTGGGCTGATGGGGGTGGAGTTCATTCGGATCTCCGAGAATGGGACCGTTGATGACGCGATCTCCCTCGTGCGCGCGGCGACCGGGCATCAGCCCGAGGCCCTGACCAGCATCTTCAGTGTGGATGACGAAGATCGACTGGTCGGCGCGATCAGCCTGGTTCGGGCGCTCCAGGTCCCCCCGAGCTCTCTGCTTCGCGATGTCGCGGAGTCCGACCCCGTGCACGCCGCGCCCCAGGATGACATCGTCGACGTGACGACCCGGATGGCCGACTTCAACCTCCTGGTGCTGCCCGTGGTTGACGACCGCGGACGCATCATCGGTGTCGTCACCGTCGACGACGCGCTCGAAGCGGCCCTGCCCCAAGACTGGCGCCGCAGGGAACCACAGTCACACGTGTCATCGACCTGAACCCGGACGACCGATCAGCAAGCAGCCCGACCCAATCGGTGAGTTCGCGCAACTTGTGGTGCATTCTGAAGGCACGTGGCAGTTTCACTGAGGGGGTGCGCATGTCTTCCACGTCGAAGCGTGTTGGGTCGCGACCGGCAACCGTCGCGGCCGGGGTGGTGGCGTTCGCTGACGTTGTGTTCACCGCGACCAGATCGGGGTCACTTGGCGGGTCGATGGCATGGGTGCCGCTCGTCGTGGCAGCCGGATGTTCGCTGACGCTGGCGTGGCAGGCGCATCTTGTTCGCGCGGCACAGCACCTGGGTCTCGTCGACCCCCAGGGGTCCGCAGCGCCACGAGACGCCGCCGACCAGTAGTCGAGGAGTTGTCAAGCAGCGGCGCAGGTAACATGTCATCAACACCAGCGGCAGACCCCACAGCGCCCCGCACACACCCGACGACGACCGTGCGCGCTCGGCGACCAGCCCCCCGCCCGTGCCACATGAAGGACCGAACGGTGAGGGCACCGATCGTGGGACGATATGGCACCGTAACCGGCGGCAGGCACTGCGCGTCAACGGGTGGTGGTGGTCAGGGACCTCACCGGGATCACTCTGGCCCTGGCCGCCTACAACCCCCTTGTCCCACCGGTCCTGGACCACCATGACCACCTCATCGCCGTGTTGACCATCGACGATGTCCCGGAAGCCGCCGTCGCGCCCGAGTGACGACGCAGGCGCGGCTAGCCCGACCCGACACATCACTCCGCCGTGAACGCCGCAGGCGGGTCGGGCCCCTTGCGTGGACGGTTGCGCTACCTCGCCCCGCGGTCGTGAACCCGCCATCTCACTACTTGACGGCCACCGCCGCCTGTCGCGCGTCGACCTCCAGCGCGAGCACGTAGCTCGCCATGGCAGCGTGGTAGATCGCGACGCTGAGGAGTTCGGCCCGGTCCGCCGGTTCGGGCGAGTCGATCGCTCGCCCGTACGCGGCCTCGGCTTGGACGAAATGGTCCTGATGTGTCGACTTGCCCATGACTGCATCATTCTCTGTTCGCATGCGCGGTCAACGAAACCCCGCTGGATGGTGCAGCGTGTTTCGCGTCGTGCACTGCGCTGGCGCGGGCTCTGCCGCGTGGCGGACGATGTCGTCGCTCGTCTCCGGATCGGTCCATCTTGGTGTGATCGCGGACGGGTCCGGTCGGGTGAGCTGGGGCTATGGCGGCCTCGGACCGGTAGCGGCGCTCGAAGGCCTGCGATTGGTGCGGGCCTCGAGCAGGACGCACAGCACGATGGCGGCCCCGTCAGGTACTGGAAGGGTGTCCGCCAGACCCAGATCGTCGCCCGCGCCGTCGTCGCCCACGGGCCCGAGACCGTCCACGCGGGCGACGCGGTCAAGTTCTGCGGCCGCTGGTGGGTGGTCGTGTCAACGCCGGGCCAGGGTCAGTTTTCACCGCGGCATCGACACACCAGGACGCGGTCGGCCACGGCGACCTCGTCGACCGAGATCTCGACCACACCCCCGTCCACGAGACGCCGCGCGGTGCGGGGCGCGCGCTCGAGGAGCAGGCTCAGCTCTCGCCGCGCGCGGACTGCCGCCCGATCCTCGAGCAGCTGACCCGTGGCGAGCATCACCGTGATCACTGCACCCGCGAACGGCTCGCCCACCCACAAGGCACCGGCGAGCGCGAGCAGGGCGATCACGTCGACGCTGAGCCGACCACCCCGGATCGCGATCGCCGTCCACGCCACCGAGAACACCAGCCCCAGCACTGTCCCGGCAACCCAGAGCGCCTCACCCCACTCGCCCGGTCCCACCAGCCAGAAGACCCCGCCGACGAGCAGCAGCCCGGTGGAAACGACAAACAGCAACAGCTCGACTCGTTCTCGTACCCACGTCATGAAGCCACCCTGACGACACCCCCCCGCCATGTGTCTACGCGCACGTCAGGGTGTGGCACGCCTCATCCTCCTTCGCTGCTGGGGATGGGCGGCGCGCGGCAGCGAGCCCAAGGCGCAACCTGACTGCCCATCGATCAGGACCGCGATCAGCGCGAGAGGCAGCGTGACGTTCTGCAACGTGGTGCGCCGAGCCTGTCTGGCGGCGATGCGATCCCGGCTCGAGCCGGTCGCCGAGGCATCGATGTGCCGCCGGAACGCGCACGAGCCGCGGATGGCCGACTTGCGGCTGAATCGAGACCGGATTCGCCGAGCAGCTCATCGGCACGGGGCGTCGAACGTCCGGATCTTTAGTGCCGGGTCGCGTGGTCCGGATCGGTCTGAGTCAGATATCGACCTGCTTGGTCAACCTCGACTTTTCGCCCGCGCCGGCGCGCTGCCGGGACCGACTACGGAGCGGGCACCAGCCAGCGGATGGCCGGCAGTGCGATTACCACACCGATCATCCAGCCGGCCACAGCATCGGAAAGCCAGTGGTAGCCGAGTACGACGGTGCACACCCCGACCACCGCGCTGCCGGCGCTCGCCGCACCGAACATCGCCCGCCCCCGCCGGCTGAGCACCTGGGCTGGCCCGGCTCCCAGCGCAACGCCCAGCAGCAGACACACCGTCGCAGTCGCTGCATGCCCGGACGGGAACGACATCCCACCGTCCAGGACCTCGTTGGCCCCCGAATGGGGCGCCGTTCGCCCCACCAGAACCTTCACGAGCCAAAGCGAGACGCTCATCGTCATGATTGCTGCGCCTGTCACGGCGGCCGGGCGCAGGTTGCGCGCCTGGATGCTGCGATAGACCGCCAGCAGCACGACCACGCTGCCGGCCAACCAGAACTGGCCGCCCATCACCAAGATCCGCGCCACCCCGTGCCCGATCTCGGTGTGGTCCAGCCAGGTGAACCACGGCAGGGTGCGGGCGTCGAATCGAAGGGTGGCACCGGTCATGACCACCACGGTCAGCACCACGGTTGCGGTCGTGACCAGCTTCCAGGCAACGGTGAGCACGCGCCTGCCCGGGCGCATGGCGGCCACCGCGCGCAGCAGCGCCCGCCGTCTGGCCGGGGCCGACCTGGCAGAGCGGCGGGGGCGAGGCGAAGCTGTCGGGTCCTTGATGAACTGCGCTAGCCGCAGTTCGGCGACGACTGCCGCGAACACCAGCGCCATAATCCCGCAGAAGGACAGCAGCAGGACCTCGCCGATGTCGTCGAATTCGGTCAGGTCCACTCCGCCAGCGTAGATCCCCGCTTGTCACAGCCGTAACAACACGGTGAGATGTTACGGTTGTTTCATCATGCGTACCGGCACTGGGGAACACGGCATCCGCGAACCGCGGACCTCCGCCATCGAAAGGGACCGCGCTGCGTGGCATGCGCTGCCACCAGGTGATGTCGCCACGATGCTCGGAGTCGACGACCAGGGTCTGAGCAGTGCCCGCGCCGAGCAGGTGGCCTTGGAGCACGGTCTCAACCTGGCCGCCCCACCCCGACGCGAGTCGTGGCTGAGGGCGCTCGTCGAGTCGTTCATCGAGCCGCTTCAGCTGTTGCTCGTCGCGGTCGCAGTGCTCAGCTTTGTCTTCGGCGAAGCGGTCGACGGGCTGGCCATCCTCGGCGTCATCGTGCTCAGCGCTGCCGTCGAGACCGCGTCCGAACTGCGAGCCGCCCGGTCCATCGAGGCCCTTCACGACCTGACCGCCCCGAGCGCGCACGTGCGCCGCGACGGGCGGCCCATCACCGTTCCGGCCACGCAGGTGGTCCCCGGGGACGTGCTGTTGCTGGAGCCTGGCGACATCGCTCCCGCCGACGCTCGCATTCTGGACGCCCACTCGCTGAGCGCCGCGGAGGCTTCGCTGACTGGCGAACCGGTCCCGGTGCACAAGAGCGTCCACCCCGTGCCCGCGGGTACACCGCTGGCCGAACGCTCCAGTGTTGTGCACGCCGGCAGTGTCATCACCTCCGGCACCGGCACCGCCGTGGTGTTCGCGACTGGGCAGAACAGCGAGCTCGGGCAGATCGCCGCGCTGGCCGCAGCCCAGCGCGAACCGGCCACTCCGCTGCAGATCGGAATGGGACAGTTGGCACGCATTGTCTTGGTCGCCGCCGTCGTGGTGTCGGTCGGTGTGCCCGCCCTCGGGCTGCTGCTGGGGCAACCGGTCAAGGAGATGCTACTGACTGGGCTGTCGATGGCGTTCGCGACAGTCCCAGAGGAACTGCCCATCTTGGTGACCGTCCTGCTCGCCGTCGGCGGCCGGGGACTGGCCCAACGCGGCGCACTGCTGCGCTGGCTTTCCGTGGGTGAGGCCATGGGCTCAGTGACCAGCCTGCTGACCGACAAGACCGGCACCCTGACCCGCAACGAGCTGAGCGTGGCCCGTATCGACGGCGGCATCGCCCCCGTCCTAGCGGTCGCCCTGGCCGCCCAGGGCACCAGCCACACCCGCGGCGCGCGGAGCCGCGAACCGCTGGAACAGGCCGTCGCCGCCAAGGCCGCCGAGCTCGGCATGGGCAGCGCCCTGGCCGGACCCGGCACCCGAGTGGTGGCGAGTTGGCCGTTCGATCAACACACCCGCCTGCGAGCCACCGCTTGGGCGGACATCGACGGGAACACCCAGGTTGCGG
It encodes:
- a CDS encoding cation-translocating P-type ATPase, producing the protein MRTGTGEHGIREPRTSAIERDRAAWHALPPGDVATMLGVDDQGLSSARAEQVALEHGLNLAAPPRRESWLRALVESFIEPLQLLLVAVAVLSFVFGEAVDGLAILGVIVLSAAVETASELRAARSIEALHDLTAPSAHVRRDGRPITVPATQVVPGDVLLLEPGDIAPADARILDAHSLSAAEASLTGEPVPVHKSVHPVPAGTPLAERSSVVHAGSVITSGTGTAVVFATGQNSELGQIAALAAAQREPATPLQIGMGQLARIVLVAAVVVSVGVPALGLLLGQPVKEMLLTGLSMAFATVPEELPILVTVLLAVGGRGLAQRGALLRWLSVGEAMGSVTSLLTDKTGTLTRNELSVARIDGGIAPVLAVALAAQGTSHTRGARSREPLEQAVAAKAAELGMGSALAGPGTRVVASWPFDQHTRLRATAWADIDGNTQVAVAGAPEAVLAACAAADQAAWRERVESALRSGERTLAYATAAYEPESRTIPREVGTDGAPIPATGLQLVGLVTFVDPVREGVPAAVAELHRAGIATLVVTGDHPAAGRAAAAAAGLPEGHTLTGGDALAARSDDDLAPDLVHGTVIGRCTPADKLRLVRLLQSRGEVVAVTGDGVNDAPALSAADVGIAMGRRGTQMARQVAGLVLTDDAYPTVAAAVETGRSIFSQLRRAVSFYLGAKLALVAAMVTAIVAGLPIPYAPVQIVVLELFMDIGASMAFVSEPAAPAAMRRPPRPRTASLVDGAFATATILVGAVLGAAATAAYLLVHSGGASTGQARCAALVVWLAGHVAVAWSLRARPGLSWRANPYFPLWAGSAVALAAAAALTPAAVLVRVEPLVGVQVVIVGACAAACALVAWLARPLLRIGTAL